In Homo sapiens chromosome 19 genomic scaffold, GRCh38.p14 alternate locus group ALT_REF_LOCI_3 HSCHR19LRC_LRC_I_CTG3_1, one genomic interval encodes:
- the VSTM1 gene encoding V-set and transmembrane domain-containing protein 1 isoform 4 (isoform 4 is encoded by transcript variant 4), with the protein MTAEFLSLLCLDTRTIFVAIFSCISILLLFLSVFIIYRCSQHSSSSEESTKRTSHSKLPEQEAAEADLSNMERVSLSTADPQGVTYAELSTSALSEAASDTTQEPPGSHEYAALKV; encoded by the exons ACACCAGAACCATCTTTGTCGCCATCTTCAGCTGCATCTccatccttctcctcttcctctcagtCTTCATCATCTACAGATGCAGCCAGCACA GTTCATCATCTGAGGAATCCACCAAGAG aACCAGCCATTCCAAACTTCCGGAGCAGGAGGCTGCCG AGGCAGATTTATCCAATATGGAAAGGGTATCTCTCTCG ACGGCAGACCCCCAAGGAGTGACCTATGCTGAGCTAAGCACCAGCGCCCTGTCTGAGGCAGCTTCAGACACCACCCAGGAGCCCCCAGGATCTCATGAATATGCGGCACTGAAAGTGTAG